Below is a window of Undibacterium sp. YM2 DNA.
CGCCGAATACCTGATCGGTGCTGGTCTGGCCTATGTCGATAGCCAAAGCGCTGCCGACATGGCCGCCAACCGTGGTGACTTTTCCAAACCAGGCGTGAACTCGCCTTTCCGTGACCGTGCTCCAGCAGAGTCACTGGACTTGCTGCGCCGCATGAAGGCAGGTGAATTCAAGGATGGCGAACACATCCTGCGTGCCAAGATAGACATGGCATCACCGAACATGAATTTGCGTGACCCGGCCATCTACCGTATACGCCATGCCCACCATCACCGTACTGGCGACAAATGGTGCATCTACCCTATGTATGACTACACGCATCCCCTGTCAGATGCGATAGAAAACATCACGCATTCGATTTGCACGCTGGAATTCCAGGATCACCGCCCCTTCTATGACTGGATCATAGAACGCGCCGCCGAAGGTGGTTTCTTCAAAAAACCAGTACCGCAACAATATGAATTCGCCCGCCTGAACCTGACCTATGTCGTCACCAGCAAACGCAAGCTGCGCCAACTGGTAGAACAAAACATCGTCACCGGCTGGGACGACCCGCGCATGCCTACCATCGTCGGCATACGCCGCCGTGGCTACACGCCAGAATCCCTGCAACTGTTTTGCGAACGCATAGGCGTGACCCGCTCTGACGGCTGGATAGACTACAGCACGCTGGAAGGCTGCCTGCGCGAAGACCTCGACCCAAAAGCACCACGCGCCACTGCCGTATTGCGCCCGCTGAAGCTCATTATCGACAACTTCCCGGAAGGCGAAAACATCGCCTGCACCGCACCTATCCACCCGCACCACCCAGAACTGGGCAACCGCGAATTCACGATAGGCAAAGAACTGTGGATAGAGCAGGAAGACTTCATGGAAGAGCCCGTCAAAGGCTACTTCCGCCTCTTCCCCGGCAACAAGGTACGCCTGCGTTATGGCTATGTGGTTGAATGCACAGGCTGCGACAAGGATGAAAACGGCAATGTCATCGCCGTGCATTGCAATTACTTCGCCGACAGCAAATCCGGCACAGAAGGCAGCGCCAACTACAAAGTCAAAGGCAACCTGCACTGGGTCAATGCAGCAGATGCGCTGGAAGTGGAAGTCCGCCTGTACGACCGCCTGTTCACAGACGCCAACCCCGATGCCGGCGGCAAAGACTTCATGGCCTTGCTGAACCCGAATGCACTCGAAGTGGTACGTGCCTATGTAGAACCTGGCCTCGCAACGATCACACCAGATACACGTTTGCAGTTTGAACGCCATGGTTATTTTGTGGCGGATCGTGTGGATTCAGTGGTTGGGAAACCGGTGTTTAATCGGGTGACGACGTTGAAGGATAGTTGGGGTAAATAGTAAGCCTGTACTAATACTAAAGGAATCGTATGCCATTTTTCTCTGAATCAGAACTTAGTATGTGGGATAAATCCCCATCTGAGACTCCGCAAGCTCAG
It encodes the following:
- a CDS encoding glutamine--tRNA ligase/YqeY domain fusion protein, giving the protein MSKEIKNNDNATSAPVSNFLRTIIDEDQAAGKYARDGLPTVITRFPPEPNGYLHIGHAKSICLNFGLARDYAGRCHLRFDDTNPEKEDQEYVDTIMDSVKWLGFDWNNKGEEHLHYASDYFERLYEIAEYLIGAGLAYVDSQSAADMAANRGDFSKPGVNSPFRDRAPAESLDLLRRMKAGEFKDGEHILRAKIDMASPNMNLRDPAIYRIRHAHHHRTGDKWCIYPMYDYTHPLSDAIENITHSICTLEFQDHRPFYDWIIERAAEGGFFKKPVPQQYEFARLNLTYVVTSKRKLRQLVEQNIVTGWDDPRMPTIVGIRRRGYTPESLQLFCERIGVTRSDGWIDYSTLEGCLREDLDPKAPRATAVLRPLKLIIDNFPEGENIACTAPIHPHHPELGNREFTIGKELWIEQEDFMEEPVKGYFRLFPGNKVRLRYGYVVECTGCDKDENGNVIAVHCNYFADSKSGTEGSANYKVKGNLHWVNAADALEVEVRLYDRLFTDANPDAGGKDFMALLNPNALEVVRAYVEPGLATITPDTRLQFERHGYFVADRVDSVVGKPVFNRVTTLKDSWGK